The Lottiidibacillus patelloidae genome includes the window AAGGATTAAAAGGGAGGAAATACACAATGAATTTATTAGCAGCAGCTATCGCAGTAGGTTTAGCAGCAATCGGAGCAGGTATTGGTAACGGTCTTATCGTAAAAAGTACAGTAGAAGGTATCGCTCGTCAACCTCAATTACAAGGTAAGTTACAAACTACAATGTTTATCGGGGTTGCATTAGTTG containing:
- the atpE gene encoding F0F1 ATP synthase subunit C, which translates into the protein MNLLAAAIAVGLAAIGAGIGNGLIVKSTVEGIARQPQLQGKLQTTMFIGVALVEALPIIAVVIAFIVLGG